One segment of Apus apus isolate bApuApu2 chromosome 1, bApuApu2.pri.cur, whole genome shotgun sequence DNA contains the following:
- the C1H11orf87 gene encoding uncharacterized protein C11orf87 homolog, with the protein MSAKLSKELRLSLPPCLLNRTSATLNASSTCITEVGQLLQSFSSTLVLIVLVTLIFCLILLSLTTFHIHKRKMKKRKMQKAQEEYERDHCTRSSSSGSQLAGTGVQGEASHGRDSRLGRSPQDSEVQCPSPPAAPGSQQARACLDTAGTGLLQTVILS; encoded by the coding sequence ATGAGTGCCAAGCTATCCAAGGAGTTGAGGCTTTCCCTGCCACCTTGTCTCCTGAACAGGACGTCTGCCACCTTAAatgccagcagcacctgcatCACGGAAGTGGGTCAACTCTTGCAGTCCTTTTCATCCACCCTGGTTTTAATCGTCCTGGTTACCCTCATCTTCTGCCTGatcctcctctccctcaccaCCTTCCACATCCacaagaggaagatgaagaagcGGAAAATGCAAAAGGCTCAGGAGGAGTACGAACGGGACCACTGCACCCGCAGCAGCAGTAGTGGCAGCCAGCTGGCTGGGACAGGGGTGCAGGGAGAGGCATCCCACGGAAGAGACAGCCGGCTGGGAAGATCCCCCCAGGACTCGGAGGTCCAGtgcccctctcccccagcagccccaggctctCAGCAAGCACGGGCTTGTTTGGACACAGCCGGCACGGGGCTCTTGCAGACGGTGATTTTGTCATGA